The following are from one region of the Dreissena polymorpha isolate Duluth1 chromosome 2, UMN_Dpol_1.0, whole genome shotgun sequence genome:
- the LOC127869914 gene encoding 4-aminobutyrate aminotransferase, mitochondrial-like, whose protein sequence is MYVTVFEPSTFVNRPALGIYPPADWVGRLQAALLSTERRDDTPVTPEEMSSSKEGQPLGCPNLAVLSFNNSFYDRTVGCLGITHSKYIHKLDFPVPDWPVARFPALKYPLEDHVRENQEEERRCLTMVEELIDAWNRKGMPVAAVAVEPIQGEGGDNMASRDFFQGLRDITPLWRWRGIGLLVDEVQNGCGATGLFWAHEHFRFSDTPYVVTFSKKMLTGGFFSKESFVPKDAFRVFNSWVGDPSKAALLEAVVKVIKGDNLLDRVKVTDQHLLNGLKQMQGKYPGLISNARGLGTHCAIDFKDAASRDKTIAKLRERGVHMGACGAATLRLRPALILENKHVDIFMESFDRVLANMNS, encoded by the exons ACTGAGCGGCGTGATGACACCCCTGTGACCCCCGAGGAGATGTCGAGCTCCAAGGAAGGCCAACCCCTGGGCTGCCCCAACCTCGCCGTCCTCTCGTTCAACAACTCCTTTTACGACAGGACA GTAGGTTGTCTCGGAATCACCCACTCCAAGTACATCCACAAGCTAGACTTTCCCGTGCCGGACTGGCCTGTGGCGCGGTTTCCGGCACTCAAGTATCCGCTCGAGGACCATGTGCGCGAGAACCAGGAGGAGGAACGACGCTGTCTGACGATG GTTGAGGAACTGATCGACGCCTGGAACCGGAAGGGGATGCCGGTTGCCGCCGTGGCGGTGGAGCCCATTCAGGGTGAGGGCGGGGACAACATGGCGTCTAGGGACTTCTTTCAAGGCCTTCGAGATATCACGCCATTGTGGCGTTGG CGCGGTATTGGCTTGTTAGTGGACGAGGTCCAGAACGGATGCGGCGCTACGGGTCTCTTTTGGGCGCACGAGCACTTCCGGTTCAGCGACACGCCATATGTGGTGACCTTTAGCAAGAAGATGCTCACCGGAGGTTTCTTCAGCAAGGAGTCTTTCGTACCGAAAGAT GCTTTCCGCGTCTTCAACTCGTGGGTGGGCGACCCTTCGAAGGCCGCGCTCCTGGAGGCCGTGGTCAAGGTCATCAAGGGAGATAACCTCCTTGacagggtcaaggtcacggacCAGCACCTGCTGAATGGTCTCAAACAAATGCAG GGTAAATACCCCGGTTTGATAAGCAATGCCCGTGGGCTGGGGACACACTGCGCTATCGACTTCAAAGACGCTGCTAGTCGTGATAAGACAATCGCCAAGCTGAGAGAAAGGG GAGTCCACATGGGCGCTTGCGGTGCCGCCACGTTGCGACTCCGTCCCGCGTTGATCCTTGAAAACAAGCACGTGGACATATTCATGGAGAGTTTCGACCGTGTGCTCGCAAATATGAATAGTTGA